GTCGGCGCCGTGCGCCTCGGAGACGCGCAGGATCGCCTCCGCCGCCGGACCCTCCACCACCTCGCACTGCGGTAGCAGATCCGCCACATAGAACGCCGCCGATTCCAGCAGATGCTCGCCCTGCGCTATACGCTTGCCGACCGTATCCTCAAGGTAGGGCTCGCCCAGAACCGTGCGCACCGACTCGAAGGCATAGACCAGCGTCAGTTGCGCACTCGACGTATGCGCCAGGCCCGCCGCCAGCTCCAGCGCGCGCCACGACTCCAGTGATCCGTCAAGCGCGACCGTGATCGAGCGGAACAGCGTCGGCGTGGACGGAATCGGCTCAGGCAGCAGCTCAACCCGCACCTGATCATGGTCTAGATCGGCGATGGCGTACGAGCCATCGGCCAGCGAGCCAGGGTTGACCACGTGGGCTCCATTGATCACCTCGATGCCGCGCCCGCTGGCAGGGCCGCCGCAGCAGACCAGATGCGGCTGATACGCGCCGATCAGATAGTTGAGCAGCTGCACGCCGACATGCATGCCGCCCTGGAGATCGATATGCTTGCCGCGCGGCGGCGTCGCAAACAGAAAGATCCGGCGGTGTGCCGTTTTGAACATGGTGTTGTACGCCGACAGGTGCTCGAACGCAACACGGGCCTCCCATGCCGGAAACTGGATCGGCGAGGTAATCTCCTGGGTCGTCGTCAGCAGCCCGCCAAAACCGGCGACCACATCTTCGACGCCCAGCGGCGCTGCGGTGCGATGGATCAGATGCAGCCTGGTGGCTCCCTGGTACAGGTGCAGCGCCTGACTCACCGCCGCCACTGAGGGATCGTGCTCGCCGGGGATCAGGTACACCGGGGCCTGAAACAGGCCGAGCGTATCGAAGATCCGCCCCATCTCCTGATAGAGCAGCGTACCGTTCTTGGGCGCAGCACCCGTCACAGGGTGCGAGCCGGAAGCTTGAGCAGCCGGTTGTCGGGCCAGGAGGCTACCCAGCAGGAGCACCGCGTCGACCTGCGTGAGTCGCTCGCGCTCGTGCAGCGCCTCCAGACGATCGTGACGACCGGCGATATCATGTATTACGAGAACATGCATAGCTGTATCCTTCTACTCTATCGAGCCGATCGTTGCCGCCGAAGGCGTGCTCGTCTCGCCGACGGATGCTGGCGCCTGGCTCAGCACGCGGCGTACCTCCTCGAACTCCGCCCGGCCTATCTCGCCCATGGCGAAGCGCCGCTGCGCAACCTCCAGCGGCGTTTCACGTCGTGGCTGAATGCTGCGCGTTAGTTGGACGACGATCAACAGGATCAGCGTCGCTATCACAATCCAGAACGCGATCATGCTGATGATCATCCACCACGGCATGGTCGCATAGGCTTGCATCATGACGATCCACCTCCCTTGCATCGCGCTTCTAGGTGTAGCATAAGCGCGCACCGGGAGCGTGGGGTATCTATTGCTCTACGGATGGTGAATATTCGGCAACGGGATGACGAGTCCTGCTGCTTCGCGGCTTAAGATGAGGGTGCGCAGCTTATCCGCCAGTGCCGCCATCGCCGCCGGTTTTTCCAGATACACGTCGATGTTCAGACGCTTCACGGTAGCGCGCAGCGCGGGCGTCGGCAGCGAAGCCAGCACGACGATCCGCATCGCCGGATGTTCTTCTTTGCAGAGTTGAATCAAGAGCGTGCCGCCGGGGCCTTGGACGACCGGATCGATAATCAGCACGTCCGGGGTCATCTGCTGGATACTCAGCCAGCCCCGGTCGGACGTTGACTCACATACCACCGTCGCCTCAGGCGCTACACGCTTGACAATCGCATGTGTCACCGCAGCCGCGCTCATATCAGCATCGACAATCAGAACATGTACCGCCATGATAATCATTCCTGCTTACACATATCTATCGTTCTGCTAGTATAGGCAGTGAGGATCGACCTGAGGTAGTTATACACTTACGGAACGTGTTAACATCGCAACCAAGGCTAGTTGATCGGCCTGTTAGAAACGAGTATCATACCAAGGAGGTTGCAACGTATACCCCCTAGGAAGTAGGATGCCCATGCGCAAGACAGGATCAGAGCAGGCGGCGCAGCCCTCCGATCACGCTCAAGCCGAGCTGAGCATGAATCGGGTGGAAATAGCCGCTGTTCAGCAGTTGCAGGCGGAGCCCACCTTTCAGGCGCTGCTGCACGCCGCTCCCGATGCGATCGTCATTGTGGATCACATGGGCCGCGTGGTCGTAGCCAATCAGGTCGCCGAGTCGATCTTCGGCTATACGCAGCACGAGCTGCTCGGACAGCCGATCGAGCTGCTGATGCCCGATCGCTTCCATACGCTACATCTCAAGCATCGCGCCGCATATAAGGCCGATCCGCGCACGCGCCCGATGGGCATCTGCAAAGATCTGATCGCGCGGCGCAAAGACGGCACCGAGTTCCCGGTTGAGGTCAGCCTCAGCCCGCTTCAGACCGCCGACGGACTCCTGGTGACAAGCGTGATCCGCGACGTCACCGAGCGCAAACGCATCGAAGTTGAGCTGCGGGCATCGCAGGCCCGGCTCGCGGGCGTGCTCGACATCGCCGAAGACGCGATTATTTCGGTGGACACGGCGCAGATCATCCGGCTCTTCAACCAGGGCGCGGAAAAGATCTTCGGCTACAGCGCGCAGCAGGTGATCGGGCAGCCGCTCAACATCCTGCTGCCAGAGCGCTTCCGCGCGATCCATCGCCAGCATGTCCAGATGTTCGGCGAGTCGGGGCAGGTTGCGCGGCGGATGGGCGAGCGCAAGGAGATCTTCGGGCTGCGCAAAAATGGCGAGGAGTTTCCCGCCGACGCCTCGATCTCGCAGCTGAGCAGCGGCGACGACAAAACCTTCACCGTGATTCTGCGCGACATCACCGATCGTAAGCGGGCCGCAGAAGAGCTTGAGCGCCAGGTTCAGCGCCGCACCGCCTACCTGAATACGCTGCTGACCTTCAGCAAAGAGCTGTTCGGGGCGCGCGGTCTGGATGCCGTGCTGGAGCGCGCCTTGAGCCACGCGCTGACAGTCGTGCCCGAAGCGCAGCGCGGCGCGATCTATCTTGCCGAGGACGAAGGGCAGCGGTTGTCGCTGCGGGCAAGCGCCGGGTTTAACCGCGTGCCGAGCTTCACCCGCCCGATCGATTTTGGCATCATTGGCCTGGCCTTCACCACGCAGCGTTTGCAGATCACCAACAGCGCGGCTGAGTTCGAGGCGCTGGTGCCCGAAATGCGGACGAATGACCGGGAGCGCGTGTTGCGCGGGCTGTGTCTCGACGCGCCGCCGACGGGCGCGGTGGCAATCCCGCTGCGCGCGCATCGTGACGTGATCGGCGTGCTCCTCTTGCTGCGCGTCTCAGGAGATGGGCCGTTTGCCGCCGACGCGCAGACGACGCTGGAGGGCCTGGCGAACTTTACGGCGGCGGCAATCCTTGAGGAGCACAACCAGCAGCGCCAGATGACGCTCTCGAACCAGCTGGCGCGGCTGGAAGAGCAGCAGCGCTCGATGGCCGAGCGCCTGGACTACGCAGAGGCCGGAATGCTCCAGGCAGCGCGGCTCGCTGCCGTTGGGCAGCTTGCGGCGTCGATCGCCCACGAGATCAACAACCCGCTCTACGCCGCGCGCAACAGCCTGTTTTTGCTGGAAGAAGATCTGCCCGCCGAGCTGCGGTCGTCGCCCTATTTCAGCATGGCGAGCGATCAACTGACGCGCATCGCAGGCATCATCGAGCGCATGCGCGACTTTTACCGCCCCGCGCGCGGCGAGATGGCACAGAACGATCTCAACCAGTTGCTGGAGGAAACCCTGGCGCTGGCCGGCCTTAATCTGCGCCACGGCGCGATCAATATGATCTTCGCCCCGGCGCACGACCTGCTGCCCGTGATCTGTAACGCCGACCAACTGCGACAGGTGTTTCTCAACCTCGTCCTCAACGCGATCGACGCGATGCCTGAGGGCGGCACGCTGACCGTGCGCACCGAGGCCGGGCCGACCGTCGCGCTGGTTGAGATTCAGGATACCGGCATCGGTATTCCGGAAGAGGCCCGCGAGCATTTGTTCGAGCCGTTCTGGACCAATAAGCCGCATGGCACGGGCCTGGGCTTATCGATCAGCGCTCATATTGTCACACAGCACGGTGGCCGCATCGAGGTGGAGAGTAGCGTTGGTGAGGGCAGCACATTTCGCGTGATACTGCCCTACGAGACACACGTTTAACCAAAGGAGCACGTGTTTATGACCCAAGAACCGGCCCGTGTGCTCGTCGTAGACGATGAGGAGCCAATCCGGCTGACGATGAGCGATCTGCTGCGGCGGCGCGGATACGAGGTGTTGACGGCAGAGAACGGCGAGGCCGCGCTCGCGCTCGTCCACCAGCGTCCATTCGATCTCCTGCTGCTCGACCTGAAAATGCCGGGGTTGAGCGGGACGGACGTGGCGAAACGCGCGCGCGAGCTACAGCCAGAGGTGGCGATCATTATTTTGACGGGACACGGATCGTTAGATAGCGCCCTGGATAGTATGCACATGGGCGTCTTCGACTATATGCTCAAAACCGCCAGCCCCCGCGATGTGCTGGATCGGGTCGCGTCGGCGCTGAAGCAGCAGCAGGAGCAGCGCCGCCAGCAGCAATTGATGACGATGCTGCAATCGGTGGTACACCAGCTCGGCGGCCACAACGAGGCCGAACAGCAGCGCGCTGAGTCGTCCGAGCGCTGGCTATCCGTGGGCGATATCCAGATCTCGACCTGGAATCAGACGGTGCGGCGCGGCGATCAAACGCTGAATCTGACGCCGACCGAGTTCCGGATTCTGGTCTGTCTCGCGCAGCAGGCCGGGCAGGTGATGAGCTATCAGCAGATTGTGCAGTGCGCGCAGGGCTACGAGGCCAATTCGATCGAGGCGGCTGAGCTGGTCAAGCCCCACATGTACCATCTCCGCCAAAAGCTGGAGCCCGATCCGTCCAATCCGCGCTATATTCTGACGGTTCGCGGCACGGGCTATCTGCTCTCGGCGTCAGCCAGCGAGGCGGCTGGCTAGGGCACAGAACGAGGGAACAAGAGAGCAAACGGAGCACCAAGAACCAAGAACCGGAACCTTGGAACTTGGAACTTGGGACTCCCGAACAGGCTCCTGGAGGCTGCGCTAATAGACCAGCCCTACATTCGCGGCGGCTGGCTGCTTCAGGTGGTAGGTATCTGCCGCCTGCCGTGCGTAGGCGACCATCGCCCGCGACATTGCCTGCTCCGAAAGCAAGCCGACCAGCAGGCCGTCGGCCAGGACGGGCAGCGCATCGACGCGCTGCTTAATCAGCAGCTCGGCGGCGTGTAGAATCGATGCGCTCGCGTCGATCGTCACCGGCATCCTGGTCATGATCTCGCCGGCAATGGCCGTCTCGTAGTGCGCGCCTGAGACAGCCAGATGAATCGGCAGGTTCGACGACCACATCGCGCGCTGGATGTTGCGCTCGGTGATAATCCCCACGAGCTGGCCCTGGTCGATGACAAGCAGGTGACTG
This sequence is a window from Herpetosiphonaceae bacterium. Protein-coding genes within it:
- a CDS encoding CBS domain-containing protein is translated as MHNTVVAVAPSAPLSLINRLFAEQNASHLLVIDQGQLVGIITERNIQRAMWSSNLPIHLAVSGAHYETAIAGEIMTRMPVTIDASASILHAAELLIKQRVDALPVLADGLLVGLLSEQAMSRAMVAYARQAADTYHLKQPAAANVGLVY
- a CDS encoding SHOCT domain-containing protein, whose protein sequence is MMQAYATMPWWMIISMIAFWIVIATLILLIVVQLTRSIQPRRETPLEVAQRRFAMGEIGRAEFEEVRRVLSQAPASVGETSTPSAATIGSIE
- a CDS encoding response regulator, whose amino-acid sequence is MAVHVLIVDADMSAAAVTHAIVKRVAPEATVVCESTSDRGWLSIQQMTPDVLIIDPVVQGPGGTLLIQLCKEEHPAMRIVVLASLPTPALRATVKRLNIDVYLEKPAAMAALADKLRTLILSREAAGLVIPLPNIHHP
- a CDS encoding PAS domain S-box protein encodes the protein MRKTGSEQAAQPSDHAQAELSMNRVEIAAVQQLQAEPTFQALLHAAPDAIVIVDHMGRVVVANQVAESIFGYTQHELLGQPIELLMPDRFHTLHLKHRAAYKADPRTRPMGICKDLIARRKDGTEFPVEVSLSPLQTADGLLVTSVIRDVTERKRIEVELRASQARLAGVLDIAEDAIISVDTAQIIRLFNQGAEKIFGYSAQQVIGQPLNILLPERFRAIHRQHVQMFGESGQVARRMGERKEIFGLRKNGEEFPADASISQLSSGDDKTFTVILRDITDRKRAAEELERQVQRRTAYLNTLLTFSKELFGARGLDAVLERALSHALTVVPEAQRGAIYLAEDEGQRLSLRASAGFNRVPSFTRPIDFGIIGLAFTTQRLQITNSAAEFEALVPEMRTNDRERVLRGLCLDAPPTGAVAIPLRAHRDVIGVLLLLRVSGDGPFAADAQTTLEGLANFTAAAILEEHNQQRQMTLSNQLARLEEQQRSMAERLDYAEAGMLQAARLAAVGQLAASIAHEINNPLYAARNSLFLLEEDLPAELRSSPYFSMASDQLTRIAGIIERMRDFYRPARGEMAQNDLNQLLEETLALAGLNLRHGAINMIFAPAHDLLPVICNADQLRQVFLNLVLNAIDAMPEGGTLTVRTEAGPTVALVEIQDTGIGIPEEAREHLFEPFWTNKPHGTGLGLSISAHIVTQHGGRIEVESSVGEGSTFRVILPYETHV
- a CDS encoding universal stress protein encodes the protein MHVLVIHDIAGRHDRLEALHERERLTQVDAVLLLGSLLARQPAAQASGSHPVTGAAPKNGTLLYQEMGRIFDTLGLFQAPVYLIPGEHDPSVAAVSQALHLYQGATRLHLIHRTAAPLGVEDVVAGFGGLLTTTQEITSPIQFPAWEARVAFEHLSAYNTMFKTAHRRIFLFATPPRGKHIDLQGGMHVGVQLLNYLIGAYQPHLVCCGGPASGRGIEVINGAHVVNPGSLADGSYAIADLDHDQVRVELLPEPIPSTPTLFRSITVALDGSLESWRALELAAGLAHTSSAQLTLVYAFESVRTVLGEPYLEDTVGKRIAQGEHLLESAAFYVADLLPQCEVVEGPAAEAILRVSEAHGADLIVMGSRGMGSISSILGSVSRRVLQQASCPVLIARHGPQNATLLELSARQITARD
- a CDS encoding response regulator transcription factor is translated as MTQEPARVLVVDDEEPIRLTMSDLLRRRGYEVLTAENGEAALALVHQRPFDLLLLDLKMPGLSGTDVAKRARELQPEVAIIILTGHGSLDSALDSMHMGVFDYMLKTASPRDVLDRVASALKQQQEQRRQQQLMTMLQSVVHQLGGHNEAEQQRAESSERWLSVGDIQISTWNQTVRRGDQTLNLTPTEFRILVCLAQQAGQVMSYQQIVQCAQGYEANSIEAAELVKPHMYHLRQKLEPDPSNPRYILTVRGTGYLLSASASEAAG